From the Oscillatoria salina IIICB1 genome, the window GTTATTGAGATTAACTGAAAGAGGACTAAAGTCCTCACTACGAACTGGAATAACTTAACTGATAACTCATAACTTTTAATAAGCACCTTTGCGAGTCAAAACAACAGCGATTGTTTTAAGAATTAATTTTATGTCATAAAGGGGAGACCATTTATTTTGGTAATCAATATCCATGCGGACGATATCTTCAAAATTATTTATCTGAGAGCGTCCATTAACTTGCCATTCTCCAGTAATTCCCGGTTTTACTTGCAAACGTTTGTAGTGATAACTGCAATAATTTTTAACTTCATCTGGAGTTGGTGGACGGGTTCCAACTAAACTCATTTCTCCCCGGAGTACGTTCCAAAATTGCGGAAATTCGTCTATACTCGTACGTCTTAAAAATCGACCGATGCGAGTAATACGGGGATCGTTTTCGTTTTTAAAGATGTGACCTTTAGCTTGATTTTTAACTAAATGTTTTTGACGCTCTGCTCCGACAATCATTGAGCGAAATTTCCAGATCCAGAAGGGTTTTCCATTGAGTCCACAGCGAATTTGTTTGTAAAAAAGTGGACCCGGATCGTCTAATTGCATGATCAGATAAAGGGGAATGGCAATAATACCAGTAATTGTCAAACCTACTATAGCGCCAGAAATATCGATCAGACGTTTTGTTTTGCTGCGAACGCAATAGTGAACGAATTGGTCGATTTCCAAGGAAAGATCGTCGAGATTATCTAATTCGATTGTTGAAGATGGCGGAAGTTTTGATGCAGTAATCACAGTTAATAGATGCTTTTTGAAATTTGAGTTAAACTATTCTCAATCTGCCTACATGATACAGGACTATTTTTCCAGAAAATTAAGTCGATCGGGCAGAATGTTATTTAGACTAGCAGTGATATTTATTTTGGTGCCGGATCGGAAGTATTCTTTAGTGAAGAGAAGGTAGATTGAG encodes:
- a CDS encoding sugar transferase, which gives rise to MELDNLDDLSLEIDQFVHYCVRSKTKRLIDISGAIVGLTITGIIAIPLYLIMQLDDPGPLFYKQIRCGLNGKPFWIWKFRSMIVGAERQKHLVKNQAKGHIFKNENDPRITRIGRFLRRTSIDEFPQFWNVLRGEMSLVGTRPPTPDEVKNYCSYHYKRLQVKPGITGEWQVNGRSQINNFEDIVRMDIDYQNKWSPLYDIKLILKTIAVVLTRKGAY